A single window of Aspergillus flavus chromosome 4, complete sequence DNA harbors:
- a CDS encoding putative cation transporting ATPase: MDQFKVICYLHRIGKSSRRLTRVVVIRVLTMAKLVDDPQIKYASFHNPLPVQLHTYVWPFLIVWPAFFSVYLSPERYDTYIQGQEWTFVWLASIITAQSLLWLMTKWNINIQTLFTATSTKSIDSAQLIKVIPEANAGSAEICPLIRDSMGGKITLSFLFQKRRFLYYPERRCFGPLSYVLDAEPKPAIKVFQENQGLTSKAEVERIQHHYGDNKFDIPVPGFIELFQEHAVAPFFVFQIFCVGLWMLDEYWYYSLFTLFMLVAFESTVVWQRQRTLSEFRGMNIKPYDVWVYREKKWQEITSDKLLPGDLMSVSRTKEDSGVACDILLVEGSAIVNEAMLSGESTPLLKESIQLRPGDDLIEPDGLDKNAFVHGGTKVLQITHPNSNLEESEKSTSKVPSPPDNGAIGIVVKTGFETSQGSLVRTMIYSTERVSANNVEALLFILFLLIFAIAASWYVWQEGVAKDRKRSKLLLDCVLIVTSVVPPELPMELSLAVNTSLAALSKFAIFCTEPFRIPFAGRVDVACFDKTGTLTGEDLVVDGIAGLTLGHEGAKVEKDGAHTGLAKGGNIAVDTTLVLASAHALVKLDEGEVVGDPMEKATLQWLGWTLGRNDTLTPKNASAADPSRSPESVQVKRRFQFSSALKRQSTIATVITNDRKSSKKTKSTLVAVKGAPETISSMLVNTPPNYEETFKYFTRNGARVLALAYKYLSHEAELSQGRINNYTREEVESELIFAGFLVLQCPLKEDAINAVRMLNESSHRVVMITGDNPLTAVHVARQVEIVDREVLILDAPEHDNSGTRLVWRSIDDKFNRDVDPTENLDPEILKTKDICITGYALAKFKGQKAFSELLRHTWVYARVSPKQKEDILLGLKDAGYTTLMCGDGTNDVGALKQAHVGVALLNGSPEDLTKIAEHYRTTKMKEIYEKQVAMMQRFNQPSPPVPLQIAHLYPPGPGNPHYQKAMEREAAKRGSAAVANAPNQGDGIPTITSPGAQALQQSNANLTPQQQRQQQASAAAAGLADKLTSSMMEQELDENEPPTIKLGDASVAAPFTSKLANVIAIPNIIRQGRCTLVATIQMYKILALNCLISAYSLSVIYLDGIKFGDGQVTISGMVMSVCFLSISRAKSVEGLSKERPQPNIFNVYIIGSVLGQFAIHIVTLIYLSNYVYSIEPRKSDIDLEGEFEPSLLNSAIYLLQLIQQISTFSINYQGRPFRESIRENKAMYWGLVGASAMAFSCATEFIPELNEKLRLVPFSTEFKVTLTVLMIFDYAGCWIIENVLKTLFSDFRPKDIAVRRPDQLKRETARKAKEELEKLSAQEAQRKV; the protein is encoded by the exons ATGGATCAGTTCAAAGTGATTTGCTACTTGCATCGGATTGGAAAAT CCTCGCGTCGTTTGACCCGGGTCGTGGTCATTCGAGTACTCACCAT GGCAAAACTCGTAGATGATCCGCAGATCAAATATGCGTCGTTCCATAACCCACTTCCTGTCCAGCTTCACACTTATGTCTGGCCGTTTCTAATCGTCTGGCCTGCGTTCTTCTCCGTCTACCTCTCTCCTGAGCGCTATGATACATATATTCAGGGCCAAGAATGGACCTTTGTCTGGCTTGCATCGATTATCACGGCTCAATCGCTCCTTTGGTTGATGACGAAATGGAATATCAATATCCAAACGTTGTTCACGGCAACCAGTACCAAGTCGATCGATTCGGCACAGCTCATCAAAGTGATCCCCGAGGCCAACGCCGGATCCGCCGAAATATGTCCTTTGATACGCGATTCCATGGGTGGAAAGATTACACTCTCGTTTTTGTTCCAGAAGCGTCGGTTCTTGTATTATCCGGAACGCCGGTGCTTTGGACCCCTATCATACGTCCTTGATGCCGAACCCAAGCCCGCCATCAAGGTTTTCCAAGAGAATCAGGGATTAACGTCCAAGGCCGAAGTAGAGCGCATCCAGCACCACTATGGGGACAACAAGTTTGACATTCCTGTTCCAGGGTTCATTGAGCTTTTCCAGGAGCATGCTGTAgcacctttcttcgtcttccagaTCTTCTGCGTCGGATTGTGGATGCTGGATGAATATTGGTACTACTCCCTGTTCACACTCTTCATGCTTGTTGCATTCGAGAGCACCGTGGTGTGGCAGCGCCAAAGGACTCTTAGTGAATTTCGAGGAATGAATATCAAACCCTACGATGTGTGGGTGTACCGTGAGAAGAAGTGGCAGGAGATCACTAGTGACAAGCTTCTGCCCGGCGATCTGATGTCAGTGAGTCGGACTAAGGAAGATAGCGGAGTGGCCTGTGATATTCTTCTGGTCGAAGGCAGTGCTATCGTCAACGAGGCTATGCTCTCTGGAGAGAGTACTCCACTTCTGAAGGAGTCTATCCAACTTAGACCTGGAGACGATTTGATCGAACCAGATGGTCTAGACAAGAATGCCTTTGTTCATGGTGGTACTAAGGTTCTGCAGATCACTCATCCGAACTCTAACTTGGAGGAATCGGAGAAGAGCACATCGAAGGTTCCTTCTCCCCCTGACAATGGTGCCATCGGTATCGTGGTGAAGACTGGCTTTGAAACAAGTCAAGGTAGCCTCGTACGTACTATGATCTACTCGACAGAGCGCGTCTCGGCCAACAATGTGGAAGCTTTGCTTTTCATTCTGTTCCTTCTCATTTTTGCCATCGCCGCTTCATGGTATGTATGGCAAGAAGGTGTCGCAAAGGACCGCAAGAGATCGAAGTTGCTTCTTGATTGCGTCCTTATCGTCACAAGCGTCGTTCCTCCTGAGCTTCCCATGGAACTCAGCCTTGCTGTCAATACAAGTCTTGCTGCTCTGAGCAAGTTTGCTATCTTCTGCACCGAGCCTTTCCGGATTCCCTTCGCGGGACGTGTTGATGTCGCTTGCTTCGATAAAACTGGTACATTGACCGGAGAAGATCTCGTCGTCGATGGTATTGCGGGTCTTACTTTGGGTCATGAAGGCGCGAAGGTCGAAAAGGATGGCGCTCATACCGGGCTTGCCAAGGGCGGCAACATCGCAGTTGACACAACTCTTGTCCTTGCGAGCGCTCACGCTCTCGTCAAACTGGATGAAGGCGAAGTCGTTGGTGATCCAATGGAAAAAGCTACTTTACAGTGGCTCGGTTGGACCTTGGGCAGGAACGATACTTTGACCCCCAAGAATGCATCGGCAGCCGATCCTTCCCGTTCCCCCGAGTCAGTTCAGGTCAAGAGGCGATTCCAGTTCTCCTCGGCTCTGAAGCGTCAGAGTACAATCGCAACGGTTATCACTAATGATCGAAAATcatccaagaagaccaaATCAACCCTCGTGGCCGTCAAAGGTGCTCCGGAAACTATCAGTTCCATGCTTGTGAATACCCCCCCCAACTATGAAGAGACATTCAAGTACTTCACTCGTAATGGTGCCCGTGTTCTTGCTCTCGCCTACAAGTATCTTTCTCATGAGGCCGAATTGTCCCAGGGACGCATCAACAACTATACTCGTGAGGAAGTAGAATCCGAACTGATCTTCGCCGGTTTCCTTGTCTTGCAATGCCCTTTGAAGGAAGATGCCATCAATGCCGTGCGCATGTTGAACGAGAGCAGCCACCGCGTGGTTATGATTACTGGCGATAATCCATTGACCGCTGTTCACGTTGCGCGTCAAGTTGAGATCGTAGATCGTGAAGTCCTGATTCTCGACGCCCCCGAACACGACAACTCGGGAACAAGATTGGTCTGGCGGAGTATCGATGACAAGTTCAACCGTGATGTGGATCCTACTGAGAACTTGGATCCTGAGATTTTGAAGACAAAAGACATCTGTATCACCGGCTACGCTTTGGCAAAGTTCAAAGGTCAGAAAGCCTTCTCGGAGCTCCTGCGTCACACATGGGTATATGCTCGCGTTTCACCGAAGCAGAAGGAGGACATTCTTCTCGGCCTTAAGGATGCTGGTTATACTACTCTGATGTGTGGTGACGGCACCAATGATGTTGGAGCTCTGAAGCAAGCACATGTTGGCGTTGCGCTTCTGAATGGATCCCCTGAAGATCTTACCAAGATTGCTGAGCACTACCGGACAACAAAGATGAAGGAAATTTACGAGAAACAGGTCGCCATGATGCAGCGTTTCAACCAGCCATCGCCGCCTGTACCTTTGCAAATTGCCCACCTGTATCCTCCTGGTCCCGGCAACCCGCACTATCAGAAAGCCATGGAAAGGGAAGCGGCGAAGAGAGGATCGGCTGCTGTAGCAAACGCGCCAAACCAAGGAGACGGCATTCCCACTATTACATCGCCTGGTGCGCAGGCACTCCAACAGTCCAATGCTAATTTGACTCCTCAGCAGCAGCGCCAGCAGCAGGCTTCTGCCGCGGCGGCTGGATTGGCAGACAAGCTTACCAGCTCCATGATGGAACAGGAATTGGATGAAAACGAACCTCCCACCATCAAATTGGGAGACGCATCGGTTGCTGCGCCTTTCACTAGCAAGTTGGCCAATGTTATCGCCATTCCCAATATCATTCGTCAAGGCCGTTGTACACTCGTTGCAACTATCCAGATGTACAAAATCCTTGCTCTGAATTGCTTGATCAGTGCCTACAGTCTGAGCGTTATCTACCTCGATGGAATTAAGTTCGGTGACGGTCAGGTGACCATCAGCGGCATGGTGATGAGTGTCTGCTTCCTTTCAATTTCACGCGCAAAG TCCGTGGAAGGTTTGTCCAAAGAACGCCCTCAGCCTAACATTTTCAATGTATATATCATTGGCTCGGTGCTTGGGCAGTTTGCGATCCACATTGTGACTCTGATCTATCTGTCGAACTACGTCTATTCAATTGAACC GAGGAAATCCGACATCGACTTGGAGGGAGAGTTCGAGCCATCCCTACTCAACAGCGCCATTTACCTGCTTCAACTCATCCAACAGATCTCTACCTTCTCTATCAACTACCAAGGCCGTCCTTTCAGAGAGTCTATCCGCGAGAACAAGGCCATGTACTGGGGTTTGGTGGGAGCATCGGCTATGGCCTTCTCTTGCGCTACTGAGTTCATTCCCGAGCTCAACGAAAAGCTGCGCCTCGTCCCGTTCAGCACAGAGTTCAAGGTCACGTTGACTGTCCTGATGATCTTCGACTACGCCGGTTGCTGGATTATTGAGAATGTACTGAAGACGCTGTTCAGTGATTTCCGCCCGAAGGACATCGCCGTGCGCCGTCCGGACCAGCTCAAGCGGGAAACCGCTCGTAAAGCCaaggaggagctggagaagctgTCTGCGCAAGAAGCGCAGAGGaaagtttaa
- a CDS encoding Zn(II)2Cys6 transcription factor: MCRAHGTDCTYPRPGNNSQRGSVASPRKLTPKSRQAPRTAAQPKKSQQAFTHPVDAVSPSRDFAPRTTSRPAAILETQSCPPSHEHFTREAFPNLVGIVTEVGDNSSHIVSPVVAEDNDVLESYLSTVPDARRRSIIRTDPNSRRPVRPVLFNTVPRRPLGVSATQSLPATKCEFIEKYLEPEVNDIVDLFFHHANICFPIFDEMSFRHVYSTHKENISPALLCNLYANALIYWDNSPSLRSGRYPDIRFIWNQANEALHSELFLSPGISTVMAIILNVCGRPSTSMFGNGGMVGTAVALSNALGLNRDPSNWNIRPMEKSFRIRIWWLVIIHDRWCSLAYGTPLQIHRAQYDVPYPTMEDLCSPNASHSQIAAALVFLSLITLTDVLSTYLQHVYKVSESTAYPPEMSSVDLERLLTDWEESLSGDVRRIALRGTHLNAPGAANFRLAYLAVKLLLRRIQLDLDADNIKADDDTTSPFYTQAQRAAEEIVHLVRELDEPHLRGFWIPVHAFSLTSATTFLLRSGLRRRNAHSNAPLKLAEDMISTLRTHRDRFSWDLADNCLTTCSDLVEKLSSAEAGNDSLSADPAFQDIDFYNSSFLDELLMGFPGLADTIETPA, translated from the exons ATGTGCCGGGCTCATGGTACAGATTGTACCTATCCTCGGCCAGGAAATAACTCCCAACGAGGGTCCGTAGCTTCGCCGCGGAAGTTGACGCCCAAGTCACGACAGGCACCGAGAACGGCAGCACAACCGAAGAAGAGCCAACAGGCATTTACTCATCCGGTAGACGCAGTTAGCCCCTCAAGAGATTTTGCCCCGCGAACAACCAGCAGGCCCGCAGCGATCCTAGAGACACAATCGTGCCCTCCCTCTCATGAACATTTTACCCGAGAGGCGTTTCCTAATCTGGTGGGCATTGTTACCGAGGTCGGCGACAATAGCTCGCATATAGTCAGTCCTGTAGTTGCTGAAGATAACGATGTCCTTGAGAGCTACCTCTCTACCGTTCCGGATGCTCGGCGGAGGTCGATAATTCGGACAGATCCGAACTCGAGACGGCCTGTGAGACCAGTGCTGTTCAACACCGTACCCAGGCGGCCATTAGGAGTTTCTGCGACTCAGTCACTTCCCGCTACCAAGTGCGAGTTCATCGAGAAATACCTAGAGCCAGAGGTCAATGACATTGTGGACCT GTTCTTTCACCATGCCAACATATGCTTTCCTATATTCGATGAAATGTCCTTTCGGCATGTCTATTCCACACATAAAGAGAATATTTCGCCGGCTCTCCTATGCAATCTATATGCCAACGCTCTGATCTACTGGGACAATTCCCCTAGTTTGCGGTCCGGTCGCTATCCTGATATCCGCTTTATTTGGAACCAAGCGAACGAAGCTCTCCATTCAGAGCTATTCCTGTCCCCTGGGATATCGACGGTCATGGCGATCATTCTGAATGTTTGCGGAAGGCCAAGTACCTCCATGTTCGGCAACGGGGGGATGGTTGGGACTGCAGTCGCCCTGTCCAATGCTCTAGGCTTAAACCGTGACCCTTCCAATTGGAATATTCGTCCAATGGAGAAAAGTTTTCGGATTCGCATCTGGTGGCTGGTTATCATACATGACCGTTG GTGCAGCTTGGCTTACGGGACCCCCCTCCAGATCCACCGTGCGCAATACGACGTGCCCTATCCGACCATGGAAGACCTTTGTTCCCCCAATGCTTCTCACTCCCAAATAGCAGCTGCCctggtcttcctctctttgaTCACACTGACTGATGTGTTGAGTACTTATCTTCAACACGTATACAAGGTCTCCGAGAGCACCGCGTATCCGCCAGAAATGTCTTCTGTAGACCTCGAGCGGCTTCTCACAGATTGGGAAGAATCTTTGAGCGGTGATGTCCGTCGCATCGCCCTCCGAGGCACTCATTTAAATGCCCCAGGGGCGGCAAATTTCCGACTAGCCTACCTAGCGGTCAAGCTTTTGCTCAGACGCATCCAGCTCGACCTCGACGCGGACAACATAAAAGCTGATGATGACACCACCTCTCCATTTTATACACAAGCACAAAGAGCGGCGGAGGAAATCGTTCATCTGGTAAGGGAGCTGGATGAGCCACATCTTCGTGGTTTCTGGATCCCTGTACATGCCTTCTCTTTGACCTCCGCGACCACCTTTTTGCTTCGAAGTGGTCTTCGCAGAAGGAATGCACACTCCAATGCTCCCCTCAAACTTGCTGAAGACATGATCAGTACACTCCGAACACATCGCGACCGCTTTTCTTGGGATCTTGCAGATAACTGTTTGACAACATGCAGCGATCTGGTCGAGAAATTGAGTTCTGCCGAAGCTGGGAACGATTCCTTGTCTGCTGATCCGGCTTTTCAAGACATTGATTTTTATAactcttctttcctggatGAACTGCTTATGGGATTCCCAGGACTTGCAGATACGATTGAGACGCCTGCATAG
- a CDS encoding uncharacterized protein (expressed protein) translates to MIQFDLFWAPGFLLRCGHEMFRACWTFSVLVRLVVGVYFFNTPRTLWEKGIWIDFRSGYCVVSVGPACTQFLSPCLLIFSFVCSPVFPYCFAICYNYTPVTHFPYLNLTWIALHSQCHMMFLMHSRSPWEVSEALDSMQ, encoded by the coding sequence ATGATACAGTTCGATTTGTTTTGGGCTCCGGGTTTCCTTCTCAGGTGTGGTCATGAAATGTTCCGAGCATGTTGGactttttctgttcttgtcCGATTGGTCGTTGGagtttacttttttaatacCCCTCGCACGTTGTGGGAAAAAGGCATCTGGATAGACTTTCGTTCTGGTTATTGTGTCGTTTCTGTGGGACCAGCTTGTACAcagtttctttctccttgccttttgatattttcttttgtttgttcGCCGGTTTTCCCTTACTGTTTTGCGATCTGTTACAATTATACCCCAGTTACCCACTTCCCCTACTTAAACCTTACTTGGATTGCCTTACACTCCCAGTGCCATATGATGTTTCTTATGCACTCACGTTCTCCATGGGAGGTTTCCGAGGCGCTTGACTCGATGCAGTGA
- the nsdD gene encoding nsdD, translated as MMGSLEAGHRHRDHLPALGFLGKDGSGYPPKHPSVASAPVTSPGALLSPTSMYAGQPLPCSYPTSSASVPSVQPGYISPTDSRRALEEEKEKQQSQPQRQSLPSIHEALGNDNPLPYPAPTSAAPQQPHHAPHSHLLSSNVIGRPTGEAPSGPPNPFSNVVSSGPYVVRDSAYPQSQLQAEASRASLASVTTQDSRNHSIQSLSSGKSPTQSQKTGITSIAGSQTGSAYEYSAPTSAGSIASPNGYGTFPQNFSFQSQPPPNAPTYPVAYDARPYGTTWKSGVPETARVEEMRNGLAGRAIAGQIPGDSVKRHLDVYDVETSLNEIAEMSTRTLDFSRHYAARAHQTQRSGPVIGSLPSLQEVEEMLSVQRRNQDALLRIRAAVVSQEHALAEQMAQRKAFKAGGVREDDHMAMYQDEYKGSGGFAGPDSKKRRGKAAPPGRCHSCNRAETPEWRRGPDGARTLCNACGLHYAKLTRKMGAKQASSLGSNLKPKTVDSASPTGR; from the exons ATGATGGGGTCATTGGAAGCTGGTCATAGGCATAG GGACCATCTGCCAGCTCTTGGTTTTCTAGGAAAAGACGGATCGGGATATCCCCCCAAACACCCTTCCGTTGCATCGGCCCCTGTCACATCCCCAGGAGCTCTTCTCAGCCCAACAAGCATGTATGCCGGCCAGCCATTACCGTGCTCATACCCAACGTCGTCCGCCAGCGTACCCTCTGTGCAGCCTGGTTATATCTCGCCTACGGATTCGCGGCGCGCgcttgaggaggagaaggagaagcaacAGTCACAACCACAAAGGCAATCACTCCCGTCCATCCACGAGGCGTTAGGAAACGACAACCCCCTTCCGTATCCTGCGCCCACATCGGCGgctcctcagcagcctcaTCATGCACCGCATTCACATCTCCTGTCCTCAAATGTTATAGGACGGCCGACTGGCGAAGCACCGTCGGGGCCACCAAATCCGTTTTCAAATGTGGTATCCTCAGGGCCTTACGTAGTGCGGGACTCAGCGTACCCTCAATCCCAACTACAAGCAGAAGCATCTCGGGCGAGTTTGGCATCAGTCACGACTCAAGATTCGCGAAACCACTCGATTCAATCTTTGAGTTCGGGCAAGTCACCTACGCAGAGTCAAAAAACGGGGATCACTTCCATCGCTGGCTCGCAGACGGGATCCGCCTATGAATACAGTGCTCCTACTTCTGCGGGCAGCATCGCCTCCCCCAACGGCTATGGTACATTTCCGCAGAACTTCTCCTTTCAGTCGCAGCCACCGCCAAATGCGCCAACATATCCGGTTGCGTATGACGCCCGACCCTACGGTACTACATGGAAGTCGGGTGTGCCCGAAACTGCGCGTGTTGAGGAAATGAGGAATGGACTTGCGGGTCGTGCTATTGCGGGACAGATCCCGGGTGATTCTGTCAAACGGCATTTGGACGTGTATGATGTGGAGACATCGCTCAATGAG ATTGCCGAGATGAGCACACGCACATTGGACTTTTCACGGCACTATGCCGCAAGAGCGCACCAGACCCAGCGTTCTGGGCCCGTTATAGGGTCCCTGCCCTCTTTACAggaagtggaggagatgCTTAGTGTCCAGCGCCGGAACCAGGATGCCTTACTACGTATACGAGCCGCGGTTGTGAGCCAAGAGCACGCATTGGCGGAGCAAATGGCCCAAAGAAAAGCTTTCAAGGCCGGTGGGGTCCGTGAGGATGACCACATGGCAATGTACCAAGACGAATACAAGGGCAGTGGCGGCTTTGCCGGACCAGATTCGAAGAAGCGACGAGGC AAAGCAGCCCCTCCTGGTCGTTGCCACAGTTGTAACCGAGCTGAGACACCCGAATGGCGCCGCGGTCCAGACGGTGCTCGGACTCTATGCAACGCATGTGGATTGCACTATGCCAAGTTGACGCGCAAGATGGGTGCCAAACAGGCATCGTCCTTGGGTTCCAACCTTAAACCCAAAACGGTCGACTCCGCATCTCCAACTGGCCGTTAA
- a CDS encoding pyridoxal phosphate-dependent transferase produces the protein MASTDTTAFFSRADKYLMRTGVPYSPAIMQKAQGTRLYDVNNRQILDFTSGQMSSLLGHSHPEIVEVVQKYVAELDHLLSNMITYPVVELAERLARFLPAPLEKSFFLNTGSESIEAAIKIAKCYTGKFEIVAFAASYHGLTQGSGSATYSAGRKSGGPCMPGQLAFPAPYTYRSPFRKPDGSYDWEAEMDFGWSMIDRQSVGSLAAFIMEPILSTGGILELPQGYLQRMSLECKKRGMLIIMDEAQTGVGRTGQMFAFEQDGIVPDILALSKTLGCGLPLASVSTTAEIERGCTEAGFLWLTTHLNDPLTAAVGSKVLEIVERDNICQRAAERGAQLRDGLLKLQEKYWCIGDVRGRGLLQGIEIISDAETKAPGPDLGQLVSDRAMACGLSCNVVNLPGMGGVFRLAPPVTVTAEEIEEGLRILDEAFGYVLNEKRN, from the coding sequence ATGGCCTCCACAGATACAACCGCATTCTTTTCCAGGGCAGACAAATACCTAATGAGAACGGGTGTCCCCTACTCCCCGGCTATTATGCAAAAGGCCCAAGGCACCAGACTTTACGATGTCAACAACAGACAGATCCTGGACTTCACCTCCGGCCAAATGAGCTCTCTCCTGGGACATTCTCATCCGGAGATCGTCGAGGTAGTCCAGAAGTATGTCGCAGAGCTTGACCACCTCTTGAGCAACATGATTACCTACCCTGTCGTCGAGCTCGCTGAACGCCTAGCCCGTTTCCTTCCAGCGCCCCTAGAGAAGTCCTTCTTTTTAAACACGGGGTCTGAGTCCATAGAAGCAGCCATCAAGATCGCCAAATGCTATACTGGCAAATTTGAAATCGTCGCTTTCGCCGCAAGCTACCACGGATTGACTCAGGGGTCGGGCTCCGCGACCTACTCAGCCGGTCGTAAAAGCGGAGGCCCCTGCATGCCGGGCCAGCTTGCCTTTCCTGCGCCATATACTTATCGCTCGCCTTTCCGTAAGCCCGATGGATCGTACGACTGGGAGGCAGAGATGGACTTTGGCTGGTCAATGATTGACCGTCAGAGTGTTGGCTCCCTAGCTGCGTTTATCATGGAGCCTATTCTCTCCACAGGCGGTATTCTCGAGCTTCCCCAGGGATATCTGCAACGCATGAGCTTGGAATGCAAGAAGCGCGGTATGCTGATCATTATGGATGAAGCTCAAACCGGTGTAGGTCGAACTGGTCAGATGTTCGCTTTTGAGCAAGACGGAATTGTACCCGATATCCTTGCGTTGTCGAAAACTCTTGGATGTGGTTTGCCTCTTGCATCGGTCAGTACAACCGCTGAAATCGAACGTGGGTGCACCGAAGCCGGCTTCCTATGGCTCACCACCCATCTTAACGACCCACTTACCGCTGCAGTGGGCAGTAAGGTCCTCGAGATCGTCGAGAGGGATAACATCTGCCAGCGAGCTGCGGAGCGTGGTGCGCAATTGCGCGACGGTCTCCTTAAGCTGCAAGAGAAGTATTGGTGTATTGGTGATGTCCGTGGTCGGGGTCTCTTGCAGGGTATCGAGATTATCTCTGATGCTGAAACCAAGGCCCCTGGGCCAGACCTCGGACAGTTAGTTTCTGATCGGGCTATGGCGTGTGGTCTCTCGTGCAATGTTGTAAATCTCCCAGGTATGGGAGGCGTGTTTCGTTTGGCTCCGCCTGTTACCGTTACCGCAGAGGAGATTGAAGAGGGTCTTAGGATTCTAGATGAGGCGTTTGGTTATGTTTTGAACGAGAAGAGGAATTAG
- a CDS encoding mitochondrial matrix Mmp37: MPPNPEFKHALQQITQQFRAPISYSIAYGSGVFPQTTNKTSSNPQLHPSPPPAISQAQKAHPKMIDFIFGISHAHTWHTINLQQHPHHYPPLLRSLGPRAISKCQENFGAGVYFHPFITVNGILIKYGVVNLETLRRDLVDWNTLYLAGRMQKPVMVLQDNAAIRDAGRANLVSALRAALLLLPGRFTEWELYATLAGLSYMGDPRMVVGGDDPGKVESIVGGQIGAFRELYGGLIGGLENVSLNLGCVGGIEQDMDPVVRGDMVRLLPESLRTRLYWRYEAKLSVSPGRFDRIWGEMGKCVRHSEDGLFERRIAGDGGLGSEIRKTIEETVRWPSFTQSVKSAVTAGVSRSWRYAMEKRRKAALGRSRD, encoded by the coding sequence ATGCCACCCAACCCTGAATTCAAACATGCCCTACAACAAATAACCCAACAATTCCGCGCCCCTATCAGCTACAGCATCGCCTACGGCTCCGGCGTCTTCCCCCAAACCACTAACAAGACCAGCTCCAATCCCCAACTCCACCCAAGCCCACCCCCAGCAATATCACAGGCCCAAAAAGCCCACCCCAAAATGATCgacttcatcttcgggaTCTCACACGCCCATACCTGGCACACCATTAACCTCCAACAACACCCTCACCACTACCCACCCCTCCTCCGCTCACTAGGCCCGCGCGCCATATCCAAATGCCAGGAGAACTTCGGCGCAGGAGTCTACTTCCACCCCTTCATCACCGTCAATGGAATATTAATCAAGTACGGTGTCGTGAACCTGGAGACGCTACGCCGGGATCTCGTAGACTGGAACACGCTTTATCTTGCGGGCCGGATGCAGAAACCCGTTATGGTTTTGCAAGATAATGCGGCTATTCGGGATGCAGGACGTGCGAATCTGGTTTCTGCGTTGAGGGCGGCACTCTTGTTGCTTCCTGGGAGGTTTACTGAGTGGGAGCTTTATGCGACGTTAGCGGGGTTGTCGTATATGGGGGATCCGAGGATGGTGGTTGGGGGCGATGATCCTGGGAAGGTTGAGAGCATTGTTGGGGGTCAGATTGGAGCGTTTCGGGAGTTGTATGGGGGCTTGATTGGGGGGCTAGAGAATGTGAGCTTGAATCTTGGTTGTGTTGGTGGGATAGAGCAGGATATGGATCCTGTTGTGCGCGGCGATATGGTGAGGTTGTTGCCTGAGTCTTTGCGGACTAGGCTTTATTGGAGATATGAAGCGAAATTGAGCGTTTCTCCGGGGCGGTTTGATCGGATTTGGGGGGAGATGGGTAAATGTGTTCGCCATTCTGAGGATGGTTTGTTTGAGCGGAGGATTGCTGGAGATGGTGGTCTGGGGAGTGAGATTAGGAAAACGATCGAAGAGACAGTTCGATGGCCAAGTTTCACTCAAAGTGTAAAAAGTGCTGTCACCGCTGGGGTCTCGCGGAGTTGGAGGTAtgcgatggagaagagacGGAAGGCTGCGCTGGGGAGGAGCAGAGATTAA